The following proteins are encoded in a genomic region of Spirosoma sp. SC4-14:
- the argS gene encoding arginine--tRNA ligase, whose protein sequence is MDIQEQLKTAIQQSIQALFNTTIEEVALQPTKKEFEGLYTFVTFPLTKALRQSPVQIGQAIGGWLQENSTIVSGFNVVQGFLNIGITDAAWLDVLNDIASNPSFGTLVAKNQHGEPQSVMVEFSSPNTNKPLHLGHLRNNFLGDSISRILAANGYDVVKTCIVNDRGVHICKSMLAYKLFGTDASGRAETPESTGMKGDHLIGKYYVLFDKAYKAQIEELVGQGMPKEEAEKKAPLMQEVQQMLRLWEQGDTETVALWSQLNAWVYEGFDATYRKIGVSFDKTYYESNTYLLGKEIVEEGIQKGIFFRKDDGSVWIDLTDEGLDQKLVLRSDGTSVYMTQDLGTTDLKYQDFHSNRQIWVVGNEQDYHFKVLFAIMRQLGRTYADGLYHLSYGMVDLPTGKMKSREGTVVDADDLIQETVDAASAAADEAAKGKLDEFDEAEKAALFQMLGLGALKYYLLKVDPQKRMQFNPAESVDLHGNTGPYIQYAHARTQSVLRKAEAMGISWASAVAPTQLDELEQQLIFLLSQYPQRVAEAGEDYAPSYIAQYAYELAKTFSQFYDKLPILKETDHTKLHARLVLTKSVGETIGKAMGLLGINVPDKM, encoded by the coding sequence ATGGACATACAGGAACAGTTAAAAACCGCTATTCAGCAATCGATACAGGCCCTCTTTAATACAACCATTGAAGAGGTCGCCTTACAACCCACCAAAAAGGAATTTGAAGGGCTATACACATTCGTTACATTCCCGCTCACCAAAGCGCTCCGGCAATCACCGGTCCAGATCGGGCAGGCCATTGGCGGCTGGTTGCAGGAAAATAGTACCATTGTCAGCGGCTTCAATGTTGTGCAGGGATTCCTGAATATCGGGATTACCGATGCTGCCTGGCTCGATGTCCTCAACGATATTGCCAGCAATCCATCGTTCGGAACACTGGTTGCTAAGAACCAGCATGGCGAACCACAGTCGGTAATGGTGGAGTTTTCGTCGCCCAATACCAACAAACCGCTTCACCTGGGGCACCTTCGCAACAATTTTCTGGGCGATTCGATTAGCCGAATTCTGGCGGCTAACGGCTACGATGTTGTAAAAACCTGTATCGTCAACGACCGGGGTGTGCATATCTGTAAGTCGATGCTGGCCTATAAACTGTTCGGAACCGATGCATCGGGCCGTGCCGAAACGCCCGAATCGACCGGTATGAAGGGCGACCACCTGATTGGTAAATATTATGTTCTGTTCGACAAAGCCTATAAAGCGCAAATCGAAGAACTGGTTGGTCAGGGAATGCCAAAGGAAGAAGCCGAGAAAAAAGCCCCGCTGATGCAGGAAGTGCAGCAAATGCTGCGGCTGTGGGAGCAGGGCGATACCGAAACCGTTGCACTCTGGAGTCAACTCAACGCCTGGGTATACGAAGGATTCGATGCAACCTACCGCAAAATTGGCGTTAGCTTCGATAAGACCTACTACGAATCCAATACCTACCTGCTTGGCAAGGAAATCGTTGAAGAAGGCATACAGAAAGGCATTTTCTTTCGGAAAGATGATGGCTCGGTCTGGATTGATCTGACCGACGAAGGACTCGATCAGAAACTTGTATTACGTTCGGATGGTACGTCGGTCTACATGACCCAGGATCTGGGCACTACCGATCTGAAATATCAGGATTTTCATAGCAATCGCCAGATATGGGTTGTCGGTAATGAGCAGGATTATCATTTCAAGGTGCTGTTTGCGATTATGCGCCAGTTGGGCCGGACATATGCCGATGGTCTATACCATCTTTCGTATGGCATGGTCGATCTACCAACCGGCAAAATGAAATCGCGCGAAGGAACGGTTGTCGATGCCGATGATCTGATTCAGGAAACGGTCGATGCCGCATCAGCCGCTGCTGATGAAGCGGCTAAAGGAAAGCTCGATGAGTTTGATGAAGCCGAAAAGGCAGCTCTTTTTCAGATGCTTGGTCTGGGTGCTCTGAAATACTATCTGCTGAAAGTTGATCCGCAAAAACGGATGCAGTTCAATCCGGCCGAATCGGTTGACCTGCACGGCAATACCGGACCGTATATTCAATATGCACATGCTCGTACGCAATCTGTTTTGCGGAAGGCCGAGGCTATGGGTATATCATGGGCCAGTGCTGTTGCACCAACTCAACTCGATGAGCTTGAACAGCAACTCATCTTTCTGCTGAGCCAGTATCCGCAACGGGTTGCCGAAGCGGGCGAAGACTATGCACCGTCGTATATTGCGCAGTATGCCTATGAACTGGCAAAGACCTTTAGCCAGTTTTATGACAAGTTGCCGATTCTGAAAGAAACTGATCATACAAAACTTCATGCGCGGTTAGTCCTGACTAAATCAGTTGGTGAAACGATTGGGAAGGCAATGGGGTTGTTGGGCATAAACGTTCCCGATAAAATGTAG
- a CDS encoding DUF2278 family protein → MPLNNYCVLKGRVTDRKRATQQQAHYQILIEDDQGVKYRVAVNAKSAVAPSEVMYFFSDNFSHELLDKITQANLPTGLTTVPNKPNGLALDFVRRNLFDTSQMQPLPLDVPGEDNDLNDKIDLYVKRALNNADATLYAFGETWGPETQADQYFHFQPGRGIHDIHMNQGNVGQYVAQDGTWQDGGILIHFASTNRWVALFLAFQSQSFHTDDNGHTISSQPGTPGTTISTDLYLIAAMVKPASGKPEQVYIMNASPTDINLEGYELVDKADRHEPLSGTLAAGQVLVYNLTGQHVLLSNDGGSISLFDATSLKVAGVSYTRQQVGKAGQLVVF, encoded by the coding sequence ATGCCTTTAAACAACTATTGCGTTTTGAAAGGTCGCGTAACCGACCGCAAACGCGCTACCCAGCAACAGGCGCACTATCAGATTCTGATTGAAGACGATCAGGGTGTAAAGTACCGCGTGGCCGTCAATGCCAAATCGGCGGTAGCACCATCGGAAGTGATGTATTTTTTCAGCGATAATTTTTCGCACGAACTGCTTGATAAAATTACACAGGCAAACCTGCCAACGGGGCTGACTACGGTGCCCAACAAGCCCAATGGTCTGGCACTCGATTTTGTTCGGCGCAATTTGTTCGACACGTCGCAAATGCAGCCGCTGCCGCTCGATGTTCCGGGCGAGGATAACGACCTGAACGACAAGATCGACCTGTATGTCAAACGGGCGCTTAATAATGCAGATGCTACGCTCTACGCGTTTGGCGAAACCTGGGGCCCCGAAACGCAGGCTGATCAGTATTTTCATTTTCAGCCGGGACGTGGCATTCACGACATACACATGAATCAGGGTAACGTCGGTCAGTATGTCGCACAGGACGGCACCTGGCAGGACGGCGGTATTCTGATTCATTTTGCCAGTACCAACCGCTGGGTAGCGCTGTTTCTGGCGTTTCAGTCGCAGTCGTTCCATACCGACGACAATGGGCATACGATCTCCAGCCAGCCAGGTACACCCGGTACGACCATTTCGACCGATCTGTATCTGATTGCGGCTATGGTGAAACCTGCATCTGGCAAACCCGAACAGGTGTATATTATGAATGCATCGCCAACCGACATCAATCTGGAAGGCTACGAACTGGTCGATAAGGCAGATCGGCATGAGCCCTTGAGCGGTACCTTGGCCGCCGGACAGGTGCTAGTCTACAACCTGACCGGGCAACACGTATTGTTGAGCAACGATGGCGGTTCGATAAGTCTGTTCGATGCAACCAGTCTGAAAGTGGCCGGGGTTTCGTACACACGCCAGCAGGTCGGGAAAGCGGGTCAGTTGGTGGTGTTTTAG
- a CDS encoding phospholipase D-like domain-containing protein, with protein sequence MRTFEENQSLAVLAVAGTHVITLGMNLPQPMAAQLLGFSIQRTELAINKTVWLDALKVFQSVLPQKPAGQLVSTEMHPIQDFFWSDFTVRPGRAYRYRILARSGPPSAMNTLAEVTVDVTTEQSSDGESHEVYFNRGVAGSQAFVNRFGSGSFASIEAQRHDEVYNWLSRGLREAMVGFIQQATGPTFGLRLSVYEFSYEPVIQELVAARQRGVDVQIVVHAHADTDAERREVEKVRELVERLGLTPVTVFREHTVTISHNKFFVLLENNSPKAVWTGSTNLTNGGIHGHSNVGHVVRLPEVAKLYLRYWQLLHADTPSASLQASTLQMAIDPVVGSQAAPNETGVYFSPRAQLRVLDWYAEQMDAQTKLAFITVPFGLDKRFETILAKEGRTNPIYVVSDKTDPGLRANAIVKNPANQVAYGSMLNQLNNLEGWIKERLTPLNARVRYIHTKYLLLDPLGDDPVTISGSANFSESSVQKNDENMLVIRGDKRVADIYFGEFMRLFRHFYFRDLVTTVDSGERPDRLFLDETPAWTLPFYVPGSPKEITRNYFSGTL encoded by the coding sequence ATGCGTACTTTCGAAGAAAATCAGTCATTGGCGGTGCTGGCCGTGGCCGGAACCCATGTGATCACACTGGGTATGAATTTGCCCCAACCGATGGCTGCTCAGCTACTCGGTTTTTCGATTCAGCGTACCGAACTCGCCATCAATAAAACAGTTTGGCTCGATGCGCTGAAAGTATTTCAGTCGGTTTTGCCACAAAAACCGGCCGGTCAACTAGTATCGACCGAAATGCACCCAATTCAGGATTTTTTCTGGTCCGATTTCACCGTGCGACCCGGTCGGGCTTATCGGTATCGGATTCTGGCGCGGAGTGGTCCACCTTCCGCTATGAACACGCTGGCGGAGGTGACAGTAGATGTGACGACTGAGCAAAGCAGCGATGGAGAGTCGCACGAAGTTTATTTCAACCGGGGAGTCGCTGGTTCGCAGGCGTTTGTAAATCGGTTTGGCAGCGGATCATTTGCGTCTATTGAAGCCCAACGGCACGACGAAGTCTACAACTGGCTCAGCCGGGGTCTGCGCGAAGCTATGGTGGGGTTTATTCAACAGGCTACCGGGCCTACGTTTGGCCTTCGACTGAGTGTTTATGAGTTTAGCTACGAGCCGGTAATCCAGGAACTGGTAGCGGCCCGTCAGCGGGGTGTCGACGTGCAGATTGTGGTACACGCCCATGCCGATACCGATGCCGAACGGCGGGAAGTTGAAAAAGTCCGCGAATTGGTCGAACGGCTGGGCCTTACGCCCGTGACTGTCTTCCGCGAACATACCGTGACCATTTCACACAACAAATTTTTCGTTCTGCTCGAAAATAACAGTCCCAAAGCCGTCTGGACCGGATCGACCAATCTGACCAATGGTGGCATTCATGGCCATTCGAATGTGGGCCATGTGGTTCGTTTGCCGGAGGTAGCTAAACTGTATCTGCGCTATTGGCAACTGCTCCATGCCGATACGCCTTCTGCCTCTTTACAGGCCAGTACGCTTCAGATGGCTATCGATCCGGTTGTTGGCTCTCAGGCTGCTCCCAACGAAACGGGTGTTTATTTTAGCCCTCGGGCGCAGTTGCGGGTGCTGGACTGGTATGCCGAGCAGATGGATGCGCAAACAAAACTGGCATTCATTACGGTGCCGTTCGGTTTGGATAAACGCTTTGAGACGATTTTGGCGAAGGAAGGCCGTACGAACCCAATTTATGTTGTTTCCGACAAGACCGATCCCGGTCTACGGGCCAATGCAATCGTCAAGAACCCGGCCAATCAGGTGGCGTATGGCAGTATGCTTAACCAGCTCAATAATCTGGAAGGCTGGATTAAAGAGCGGCTGACTCCGCTGAATGCGCGTGTCCGGTATATTCATACCAAATATTTACTACTCGACCCATTGGGCGACGATCCGGTAACCATAAGTGGCTCGGCCAATTTTAGCGAAAGCTCCGTGCAGAAAAACGACGAAAACATGCTGGTTATTCGGGGCGATAAACGCGTGGCCGACATTTACTTCGGTGAGTTTATGCGGTTATTCCGTCATTTCTATTTCCGGGATCTTGTAACCACCGTCGATAGTGGCGAACGTCCGGACCGCCTTTTTCTGGATGAGACCCCGGCCTGGACACTGCCGTTTTACGTACCCGGTAGCCCAAAAGAAATTACCCGGAATTACTTCAGCGGGACGCTTTAA
- a CDS encoding penicillin acylase family protein — protein sequence MHRLLLLTLFIVTGSLGYTQSIPGVRQPVEIIRDRWGVNHIYAQNEHDLFFAQGYSAAKDRLFQLEMWRRQATGTVAELLGPQELKRDVGARLFRFRGDINKELLHYHPHGPQIVWAFVEGINTYITEILKTPEKLPFEFQVLNTKPGYWTSEVVISRHQGLAYNVRSELNYGRLVKLIGADKLRELEWFHPVQKASEPDLTLRVEGDELFQPILELYEAFRLPLKFAGKPAKADEDEAKRSDGSVDDWFRVEQHYVGSNNWVIAGNKSASDYPMLANDPHRAQSTPSLRYWVHLNAPGWNVIGAGEPTLPGISIGHNDYGAWGLTIFETDNEDLYVYETNPANPNQYRYKGNWVTMKTISETIPLKGKPSETVKLKYTRHGPVVFEDKVHHKAYAVRAGWLDIGCAPYLASLRMNQSRNWTEFRQACAFSRLPGENMIWADKTGTIGWQAVGLAPIRKNFSGLVPVPGDGRYEWAGYLPIQQLPHKLNPAGGFIATANNNLTPRNFEHRDAVGWTWSSPSRAHRIEEVLNDGKRKTLVDFMALQADYLSIPARTLVPLLQNLFSPETRIEQAVSYLRKWDYKLEPNSVAASIYVAWEDQLKQAVSKQKIPEKARPYLKALSSKRVIDALLVPTTARDSLLLTCMDRAVAELTNRLGNDMDEWSYGQRKNKHITITHPLSDMVDKAMQKKINFGPVARGGYGETVNATANSLNQTHGASFRILIDTEDWDKTLGINSPGQSGNPDSPHYGDLFPIWAENGYFPVFFSKEKIKTVADETTELQPSRMEK from the coding sequence ATGCATCGACTGCTATTGTTAACCTTGTTTATCGTTACAGGTTCATTGGGTTACACACAATCCATCCCCGGCGTTCGTCAGCCTGTCGAAATTATTCGGGATCGTTGGGGTGTCAATCACATTTATGCCCAGAATGAACACGACCTGTTTTTTGCGCAGGGGTATTCGGCAGCCAAAGATCGGCTGTTTCAGTTGGAAATGTGGCGACGGCAGGCTACCGGAACCGTGGCCGAATTGCTTGGCCCGCAGGAACTGAAACGCGATGTGGGTGCACGGTTGTTCCGGTTTCGGGGCGACATCAATAAAGAACTGTTGCATTATCATCCACATGGGCCGCAAATTGTCTGGGCATTTGTTGAAGGAATCAATACCTATATTACCGAGATTCTTAAAACGCCCGAAAAGCTCCCGTTTGAGTTTCAGGTGCTGAATACAAAACCGGGCTATTGGACATCAGAAGTCGTTATTAGTCGCCATCAGGGCCTTGCCTATAACGTCCGTAGTGAACTTAATTACGGTCGCCTGGTGAAGTTGATCGGGGCTGATAAACTTCGCGAACTGGAGTGGTTTCATCCCGTTCAGAAAGCCAGCGAACCGGATTTGACCTTACGCGTCGAGGGCGATGAGTTGTTTCAGCCGATTCTGGAACTCTACGAAGCCTTTCGGTTGCCGTTGAAGTTTGCCGGGAAACCCGCTAAAGCCGACGAAGATGAAGCAAAACGCTCCGATGGTTCGGTAGACGATTGGTTCCGTGTTGAACAACACTATGTTGGTTCAAACAACTGGGTTATTGCCGGAAACAAATCGGCCAGCGATTACCCGATGCTGGCTAATGATCCGCACCGGGCGCAGTCGACGCCATCGTTGCGCTATTGGGTGCATCTGAACGCGCCGGGCTGGAACGTTATCGGCGCGGGCGAACCAACCCTGCCTGGCATATCAATTGGGCATAACGACTACGGGGCGTGGGGGCTCACTATTTTCGAGACCGACAACGAAGATTTGTATGTGTACGAAACTAACCCGGCCAACCCGAACCAATATCGTTACAAAGGCAACTGGGTGACCATGAAAACCATAAGCGAAACGATTCCGCTAAAAGGGAAGCCATCCGAAACGGTCAAGCTGAAATATACCCGACATGGACCGGTCGTGTTCGAAGATAAGGTGCATCATAAAGCCTATGCGGTGCGGGCTGGCTGGCTCGACATCGGTTGTGCGCCTTATCTGGCCAGCCTCCGGATGAATCAGTCGCGTAACTGGACCGAATTTCGTCAGGCCTGCGCATTCAGCCGCCTTCCGGGCGAAAACATGATCTGGGCCGATAAAACGGGCACCATTGGCTGGCAGGCAGTTGGGCTGGCTCCAATTCGAAAGAATTTTTCGGGGCTGGTGCCCGTACCGGGCGACGGGCGTTATGAGTGGGCGGGCTATTTGCCGATTCAGCAACTTCCGCACAAACTAAACCCCGCCGGTGGGTTTATTGCAACCGCTAACAACAACCTGACGCCAAGAAATTTCGAACACCGCGACGCAGTGGGCTGGACATGGTCGTCGCCGAGTCGGGCGCATCGCATCGAAGAGGTGCTGAACGATGGAAAACGCAAAACGCTGGTCGATTTTATGGCGCTCCAGGCCGACTATCTGTCTATACCGGCGCGAACACTGGTGCCCTTACTGCAAAACCTGTTTTCGCCCGAAACCCGAATCGAGCAGGCCGTAAGTTATCTGCGAAAATGGGACTATAAACTGGAACCCAACTCGGTAGCGGCTTCGATCTATGTGGCCTGGGAGGATCAACTCAAACAGGCTGTTTCGAAACAGAAAATTCCGGAGAAGGCACGGCCTTACCTAAAAGCGTTATCGTCGAAACGGGTGATTGATGCATTACTTGTTCCGACAACTGCCCGGGATAGTTTATTGCTGACATGCATGGACCGGGCTGTGGCAGAACTGACCAATCGATTGGGCAACGATATGGACGAATGGTCGTATGGGCAGCGCAAAAACAAGCACATTACCATCACTCATCCGCTGAGCGATATGGTCGATAAGGCCATGCAGAAGAAAATAAATTTTGGCCCTGTAGCCCGTGGAGGGTATGGCGAAACCGTGAATGCAACTGCCAACAGCCTCAATCAGACGCATGGCGCATCGTTTCGGATTCTGATCGATACCGAAGATTGGGACAAAACGCTGGGCATCAATAGTCCTGGTCAGTCGGGCAATCCCGATAGTCCGCATTATGGCGATCTATTTCCGATCTGGGCCGAAAACGGTTATTTTCCCGTCTTTTTCTCGAAAGAAAAAATTAAGACGGTGGCTGACGAGACAACGGAGCTACAGCCATCGCGGATGGAGAAATAA